ATGTCGTGATAATGCTCAACGTTCTTCGCACTCATACCACCGAGTTCGCCGATCTCGAGCAGCGCGCAAGGGAGAAAACGATTCTGCTCGAGGCTCTCAAGCCAGGCGGAATTGTCGTGTTGAACGACGACGACCCGCTCGTGGCGAGTATGCCCATGCCCGAAAGCGCGCGCGTGTACAGGATTGGCACGCGTGAGGGAGTGGATGGTCGCGTCGATCAGATTTCGTCGAGCTGGCCCGACCGGCTGAAGTTCGTCTTCCATCAGGGAGCCGAGAGTCGTGAGGTGCGAACACAACTCGTCGGTTCTCACTGGATCACAACGGCTGCGGCCACCCTGACGACGGCCACCGCACTTGGCATCGATCTCGACGTCGCCGTCAACGCGCTGGAAACGGCTCAGCCTTTCGCCGGACGGCTTCTCCCGGTTCAGGTGCCGAGTGGTGCGATCATTCTGCGGGACGATTACAACGCCGCGATCGACACCATCGATGCTTCGCTGCACGTGCTCGAGAAGGCAACCGCGCTCCGCCGCCTGGTTGTGATCACCGACATGTCCGACTTTGGCAAGAATCGCCGGCAGCGGTTCAAGTATCTGGCTGCGCGGAGCGCGAAAGTTGCCGACGGCGCGGTTTTCATCGGCGAGCTGGCGGAGTACGGGAAACGCCGTGCAATCGACGCAGGACTTCCGCCGGAGTCAGTTCACGCCTTTCCATCGATTCAACGCGCCGCGGAATTTCTGAAGAGCGAGCTCAGGGCCGGCGACGTGATGCTGCTCAAGGGCCGGACAACCGATCACGCCACGAGAATTTTCTTCGCTCAGCTCGGTACCGTCAAATGCTGGAAGGAATACTGCGGAAAGCGGATGCTGTGCGACATGTGTCCGGAGCTCGGACTCACACGCGAGGAGAGAGGCCGGTTCGCGCTGTGAATCTCACGATGGCCTTCGGGCCAATGCTCGATGTCCCGAGACTCGTGCAGGGATAAAAACCGTCCCTTGATCTCCGTACAAAACCGGCACAAGCCTGATATAAAACCGGCATTACGCACTGTCCTGCGCGGGCGTCATTTGAGCTTCATGGCCGACGCTCCGTATACTCTCGACCAGATCCTCGACCTGCTCGACCGTTTTCACCAGCGTGCGACCTACAGTGCAGTGGCCGAATTGATCAACAGGCCGGCGCAGTATCTTATGAGCGCCCGCCCCCGACCCGCGCCATTCGTGGATGGTGGATCATCAGACATGGCTACCGACCGGATACTCCAAGGACCACATCCACCGTGACATCATTTCACGTCAAAGAGTCCTCTCGTCAGCCAAAGATCTCGAGTCCTGGTTGCGAGAGCCGTTCTAACGCGCTCGGTCGGATCCGCACATACAGTCTCTGCGCGTGCATTTCGCTCGTCGGATGCGGTGACTCGAAACCATCGGACGGCAGCGGGGCTGGAGGCGGGACTCTCGTAATCTCAACGAACTCGGACCCGAGGATTCTTTTTCCACCACTCATCGCTTCCATACAGGCGAGACAGGCGGCGGAATCCATCTACGACTACCTCGTCGTCGTCGGCCCCGAGATGAACATTGTCGGCGATGCCGGGTTCCGGCCCCGTCTCGCCGAAAGCTGGAAATGGTCCTCCGATTCGCTCTCCATCGCCTTCAGAATCAATCCGAAAGCGCGATGGCATGATGGACGCGGCGTCAGCGCGAACGACGTCCGATACACCTGGCAGGTCTACACTAACCCGCAGCTTGCCTCACCCTCGGCGGACGGTCTGAGCGACATCGATTCCGTGACTGTCGCCGATTCGCTCACCGCCGCGTTCTGGTACCGCGCGAGGTCGCCGCATCAGTTTCTCGACGCGAGCCAGATGATGATCCTGCCGCGCCATGTCTTCGAGAAGATCCCGATGGATTCCCTGAGGGAAGCCGGTGTGCGCGTTGATCCCGTAGGAACCGGTCGCTTTCGCTTTCACAGATGGTCGAGGGAGTCGTCGCTCGAGATCACGGCCGATACAGCCAACTATCGCGGGCGACCGGGACTCGATCGCGTAATCTGGTCGGTTGCGCCGGATTTCCAGACAGCTGCCGCAAAGCTTTTCGGCGGCGAGGCAGATCTTTACGCCGGGATTCGACCCGATTACGTCGCCGAGCTCGTGAAACATCCGCGGCTCCGTCTCGTGACACTTCCCGGAATGTCCTACGTGTTCATGGGGTTCAATCTCCGCGATCCGAAGTCGCAGCGGCGCCCTCACCCTCTGTTCGCCTCACGCGAGCTGCGGCGAGCACTGACCATGGCCCTCGATCGCCCGTCACTCGTCTCGAACGTGTACGACACGCTCGCGCCGGTGGCACTCGGCCCTACGGTTCGCGCTTTCCCGACAACCGATACGACGCTCCGGCAAATCCCCTCCGACCCGCGACGCGCGGCGGTAATTCTTGATTCTCTCGGATGGGTAACGCGGCCAGGTGAGGAGATGAGAAGGCGCGAGGGGAAAGCGCTCGAGTTCGACGTTCTTGTCTCGGCCTCCGCCCAGCCCCGAATGAGAATGGCGGTCCTGATGCAGGAGCAGCTCAGACGGGTGGGTGTCCGCATGCGGATTGCATCGATGGAGGGGAACACCCTGCGGGCACGATTCGGCAGCCGTGACTTCGACGCGATCATGTGGGACTGGTCATACGGCGCGACGCCGAATCAAGTCAGGCAAACGTGGGGAGGAGATGCCGCCCGCAGCGAGCACGGCCACAACCGCGGTGGCTACCAGAGCTCCCGCTTCGATGTCTACGTCGACAGCGCCATCTTGGCGATGAACCCGGCGGACGCGAGGCGCTATTTCACCTCCGCATACCAGACGATCGTCGACGACGCACCGGCGATCTGGCTCTACGAGCCAAAGACGGTTATCGGTCTGGATCGTCGTATAAGAACCGGACGCATGCGGCTGGACGCTTGGTGGATCGATCTGGGCGACTGGCTGGTTCCGGAATCGGAGCAGATTCCGCGGGATCGAATCGCCCGAAGTCGGTGACTGCGGTCGGCCCGAAACCGCGAATTCGAGCCTAATGATGCAAAACAGGCATGCGTTGATACAATTTCGGCATTTCGCTTCCGGCGGCGCAGGGCATTATTCCGGAATGCGACCTACATCGTGAGTTATCTCAAATGATAAAGCATCAAGCATACTTCGATTTCCTGGCCGGCAGCGACGCGGGCGCACCCGAGTGGCAGCCCGTTCTGGCCGGTTTGGCGACTTTGCGTCTAATAGATGCGCGGATCGACGTCGATGAGTCACACCGCGAGCGCGACTGGGCTTCATTCGAGAGCGTGCGGCACGTAGTGAGCGCCGTCAACGTCGGTGACCCGGTTCGCGCGATACTTCTCAGGCTGATCGAGACCGTCAACCAGGA
This sequence is a window from Gemmatimonadaceae bacterium. Protein-coding genes within it:
- a CDS encoding Mur ligase family protein — protein: MRPRHRYAVLEVASAAPGQMQKPARLVGPDVVIMLNVLRTHTTEFADLEQRAREKTILLEALKPGGIVVLNDDDPLVASMPMPESARVYRIGTREGVDGRVDQISSSWPDRLKFVFHQGAESREVRTQLVGSHWITTAAATLTTATALGIDLDVAVNALETAQPFAGRLLPVQVPSGAIILRDDYNAAIDTIDASLHVLEKATALRRLVVITDMSDFGKNRRQRFKYLAARSAKVADGAVFIGELAEYGKRRAIDAGLPPESVHAFPSIQRAAEFLKSELRAGDVMLLKGRTTDHATRIFFAQLGTVKCWKEYCGKRMLCDMCPELGLTREERGRFAL
- a CDS encoding peptide ABC transporter substrate-binding protein, with translation MTSFHVKESSRQPKISSPGCESRSNALGRIRTYSLCACISLVGCGDSKPSDGSGAGGGTLVISTNSDPRILFPPLIASIQARQAAESIYDYLVVVGPEMNIVGDAGFRPRLAESWKWSSDSLSIAFRINPKARWHDGRGVSANDVRYTWQVYTNPQLASPSADGLSDIDSVTVADSLTAAFWYRARSPHQFLDASQMMILPRHVFEKIPMDSLREAGVRVDPVGTGRFRFHRWSRESSLEITADTANYRGRPGLDRVIWSVAPDFQTAAAKLFGGEADLYAGIRPDYVAELVKHPRLRLVTLPGMSYVFMGFNLRDPKSQRRPHPLFASRELRRALTMALDRPSLVSNVYDTLAPVALGPTVRAFPTTDTTLRQIPSDPRRAAVILDSLGWVTRPGEEMRRREGKALEFDVLVSASAQPRMRMAVLMQEQLRRVGVRMRIASMEGNTLRARFGSRDFDAIMWDWSYGATPNQVRQTWGGDAARSEHGHNRGGYQSSRFDVYVDSAILAMNPADARRYFTSAYQTIVDDAPAIWLYEPKTVIGLDRRIRTGRMRLDAWWIDLGDWLVPESEQIPRDRIARSR